One Blastopirellula marina genomic window carries:
- a CDS encoding type II secretion system protein GspK: protein MTHRHPSQLNRHVRRKRGAILFVVLVVVVMITLSAFAFTELMFIENKAAHLTGRQIQARNVAESGVAMLSVFLEQEQELIEEQGGIYDNPDLMRGILVHPDPDAESRGRFSILAPALNADGSIEGIRFGLEDESARVNLNALLMMEQQSEGAGKTLLLALPGMTEDIADCILDYLDEDDEPRDFGAEFEYYNTLDTPYNPKNGPLETVEELLLVKGVVPELLFGRDTNRNGQVDEHEWATSPNMDQAETEMLSLVPDLGWSSYLTLVSMEKNYATDGQPKIYLNEEDLQTLHNNITAIFPAEYADFICAYRIYGSNSNGSSGNSGGGGQNVNSVQLDLSQQGQTQITNILDLVGASVPVQNGTLQSPFSDDLISMSTYLPELLDNMTINPSPVIPGRININQAPYEILMGIPGMDEEIVSLILEQRIPTPDPENPITRHETWILTQGLVTLDQMKTLSPFICGGGDVYRAQVVGYFEDGKAFSRHEVVLDATQPQPKVMLWRDLTELGRGHPLEVLGVELGMDDGQID, encoded by the coding sequence ATGACCCATCGTCATCCTTCCCAGTTAAACCGACACGTACGCCGTAAACGCGGTGCCATCTTGTTTGTGGTGCTGGTCGTCGTCGTCATGATCACGCTGTCGGCGTTCGCGTTCACCGAGCTCATGTTCATCGAGAACAAGGCCGCGCATCTTACGGGTCGCCAGATCCAAGCACGCAATGTCGCGGAGAGCGGCGTGGCGATGTTGTCGGTCTTCCTGGAGCAAGAGCAGGAGTTGATCGAAGAGCAAGGAGGAATCTACGACAACCCGGATCTCATGCGGGGAATATTGGTTCATCCAGACCCCGATGCCGAATCGCGCGGGCGTTTTTCGATCCTTGCTCCTGCGTTGAATGCGGATGGTTCGATCGAAGGAATTCGGTTCGGGCTGGAAGACGAGTCCGCACGCGTTAATCTGAACGCTTTGCTCATGATGGAACAACAGTCGGAAGGCGCCGGCAAGACGCTTCTACTGGCGTTGCCAGGCATGACGGAAGACATCGCCGATTGTATTCTCGACTACCTAGACGAAGACGACGAACCTCGCGACTTCGGAGCGGAATTCGAATACTACAACACGCTTGATACCCCTTACAACCCAAAGAATGGCCCGCTCGAAACGGTCGAAGAATTACTTCTGGTCAAAGGTGTCGTGCCGGAGCTTTTGTTCGGACGCGATACTAATCGCAACGGCCAGGTCGACGAGCACGAGTGGGCAACCAGCCCCAACATGGACCAAGCCGAGACCGAGATGTTGTCTTTGGTACCTGACCTCGGCTGGTCTTCCTATCTGACCCTGGTCAGCATGGAAAAGAACTACGCCACCGACGGTCAGCCGAAGATCTACTTGAACGAGGAAGATCTGCAGACGCTGCACAACAACATCACTGCGATCTTCCCTGCCGAATACGCGGACTTCATCTGTGCGTATCGAATCTACGGAAGCAACTCCAACGGATCGAGTGGCAACAGCGGTGGTGGCGGACAAAATGTAAACTCAGTTCAACTCGACCTGAGCCAGCAAGGTCAAACGCAGATCACCAACATTCTCGATTTGGTCGGTGCGTCGGTGCCTGTGCAAAACGGTACACTGCAGTCGCCGTTCTCGGACGATTTGATCTCGATGAGCACCTACCTGCCCGAACTGCTAGACAACATGACGATCAATCCGTCGCCGGTGATTCCTGGCCGGATCAACATCAACCAGGCCCCCTACGAAATCCTGATGGGTATCCCTGGTATGGATGAAGAAATCGTGAGCCTGATTCTGGAACAACGAATCCCGACGCCAGATCCAGAAAACCCGATTACACGACACGAAACTTGGATCCTGACGCAAGGGCTTGTCACGCTTGATCAAATGAAGACGTTGTCACCATTCATTTGTGGCGGTGGAGATGTTTACCGAGCTCAGGTCGTTGGTTATTTCGAGGACGGCAAGGCTTTCAGCCGTCATGAAGTCGTCTTGGATGCGACGCAACCGCAACCTAAGGTCATGCTTTGGCGTGATTTGACCGAACTTGGCCGGGGACACCCTTTGGAGGTTCTCGGGGTTGAATTAGGAATGGACGACGGACAAATCGACTGA
- a CDS encoding prepilin-type N-terminal cleavage/methylation domain-containing protein yields the protein MILLPVQSESKRTLRPSVQREREGFTLLEILLVLVILAAMISLGLPAIFSSLKGHRLKVSAEQIQTEFMRARVDAMESGRIRMFRFQPETGNFAVAPFIRSSDELENNLAGTSQGVGISNLVLESAEQEKVNDTLEEGIVFVSNNVEIDMRSYELAQEQGGDLEISGWSSPVLFYPDGTTSDAVIYLRSESGTILTVKLRGLTGIARIVEPELTDAGE from the coding sequence TTGATTCTCCTTCCCGTTCAATCCGAATCTAAACGGACGCTTCGACCATCGGTCCAGCGCGAGCGCGAAGGGTTTACCCTGTTGGAAATCCTGTTGGTTCTGGTGATCCTGGCGGCGATGATCAGCTTGGGGTTACCCGCAATCTTTAGTTCGCTGAAAGGACATCGTCTGAAAGTTTCGGCCGAGCAAATCCAAACAGAGTTCATGCGGGCCCGAGTCGACGCTATGGAATCTGGCCGGATTCGCATGTTCCGCTTTCAGCCCGAGACAGGCAACTTCGCCGTCGCTCCCTTCATCCGCAGCAGTGACGAGTTGGAAAACAACCTCGCGGGTACCAGCCAGGGTGTTGGCATCTCCAATCTGGTGCTTGAGTCGGCCGAGCAAGAGAAGGTCAACGACACGCTGGAAGAAGGAATCGTTTTCGTTTCGAACAATGTCGAAATCGATATGCGAAGCTACGAACTTGCCCAAGAGCAAGGTGGCGATCTCGAAATCTCCGGCTGGTCGTCTCCGGTGTTGTTCTATCCTGATGGAACGACGTCGGATGCTGTGATCTACCTGCGGAGCGAGAGCGGCACGATCCTCACGGTTAAGCTGCGTGGCCTGACCGGCATCGCGCGCATCGTCGAACCAGAACTCACCGACGCAGGAGAGTAA
- a CDS encoding GspE/PulE family protein, translating into MVDAGEILLSCGLLTPEQADIVRSEQESSADFIPKAVELSFVEEDEALKALGQAVGLDFIDLTHTEIDTALIRSIPQRLIYRQSLLPVRRENGSIVVATSDPFDLYPLDEVAAATGLSVQPVLAGRTEIAKLIKANLGVGGETVEGMLARKEEEDAGVELLQDLDDDGGELAEIEQEASVIRLVNEILLEAIETRTSDVHIETQSNNSVVIRYRIDGMLHSQPVPPEINYFQAAIISRLKIMSRLNIAEKRLPQDGRMKLKVRGREIDVRVSVIPMIHGESIVMRILDKGNLSFDLQKLGMDADVYSQFQKIIRQPHGIILVTGPTGSGKTTTLYSSLLEIRDEATKIITTEDPVEYQLDGINQIQVHSKIGLTFSASLRSILRHDPDVVLVGEIRDLETAENAIQASLTGHLVFSTLHTNDAAGSFARMTDMGVEPFLIASTVEGVMAQRLVRRLCPECKTPHEVHRADLPDDFPWDELMSQDETRMFHPVGCRKCRGVGYTGRMGIYELLTTTENVRQMIHDNVSSWEIKQAAMKEGMSTLRQYGWRKAITGHTSVEEILRVTKSDASRSLK; encoded by the coding sequence ATGGTCGATGCCGGTGAAATTCTGCTGAGCTGCGGACTCTTAACGCCTGAACAGGCTGACATCGTCCGCAGCGAACAGGAATCGAGTGCGGACTTTATTCCCAAAGCAGTGGAACTCTCCTTCGTGGAAGAAGACGAAGCGCTAAAGGCCCTCGGCCAAGCGGTTGGGCTCGACTTTATCGATCTGACGCATACCGAGATCGACACGGCGCTGATCCGCAGCATTCCGCAGCGTTTGATCTATCGCCAGTCGCTCCTACCTGTTCGACGCGAGAACGGCAGCATCGTTGTCGCTACGAGCGATCCTTTCGACCTTTATCCACTGGACGAAGTTGCGGCAGCCACCGGCTTGAGTGTGCAGCCGGTGCTGGCCGGCCGAACCGAGATCGCCAAGCTGATCAAAGCCAACCTCGGTGTTGGTGGCGAGACGGTTGAAGGGATGTTGGCGCGTAAAGAGGAGGAAGATGCCGGTGTCGAGTTACTGCAAGACCTCGACGACGATGGGGGCGAACTGGCCGAGATCGAACAGGAAGCTTCGGTCATCCGCCTGGTGAACGAAATTCTCCTGGAAGCGATTGAGACGCGAACGAGCGACGTTCACATTGAAACCCAATCGAACAACAGCGTCGTGATTCGTTACCGTATCGACGGTATGCTCCACTCGCAGCCGGTTCCACCGGAAATCAATTATTTCCAAGCGGCAATCATCAGCCGTCTGAAGATCATGTCGCGGCTGAACATCGCCGAAAAGCGATTGCCGCAAGACGGTCGTATGAAGTTGAAAGTTCGCGGTCGCGAGATCGACGTGCGTGTGTCGGTGATCCCGATGATCCACGGCGAGAGTATCGTGATGCGTATTCTCGACAAGGGAAATCTCTCGTTCGACCTGCAAAAGCTGGGGATGGATGCTGACGTTTATTCCCAATTTCAAAAGATCATTCGCCAGCCGCACGGGATCATCCTGGTTACCGGGCCCACCGGTTCTGGTAAGACGACCACCCTGTACAGTTCGCTGCTGGAAATCCGAGACGAAGCTACCAAGATCATCACCACGGAAGACCCAGTCGAATACCAGTTGGATGGGATCAACCAGATCCAAGTCCACTCGAAGATTGGTCTGACGTTCAGTGCTTCACTTCGCAGTATTTTGCGTCATGACCCGGACGTTGTCCTCGTCGGTGAAATTCGTGACTTGGAAACCGCTGAGAATGCAATTCAGGCCTCGCTCACGGGTCACTTGGTGTTCAGCACGCTGCACACCAACGATGCCGCTGGATCGTTTGCTCGTATGACCGACATGGGGGTCGAGCCGTTCCTCATTGCATCGACGGTAGAAGGGGTGATGGCGCAACGTCTCGTGCGACGCCTCTGCCCGGAATGCAAGACACCGCATGAAGTTCATCGTGCCGACCTACCGGACGACTTCCCGTGGGACGAATTGATGAGTCAAGACGAGACCCGAATGTTCCATCCCGTCGGTTGCCGCAAATGCCGTGGCGTTGGTTATACCGGTCGAATGGGTATCTACGAGCTGCTGACCACGACCGAAAACGTCCGTCAGATGATTCACGACAACGTCAGCAGTTGGGAGATCAAACAAGCCGCCATGAAAGAAGGCATGTCGACCCTTCGGCAATATGGCTGGCGCAAGGCGATCACCGGTCATACGTCGGTCGAAGAAATCTTGCGCGTCACCAAGAGCGATGCCTCACGCAGTCTGAAATAA
- the gspG gene encoding type II secretion system major pseudopilin GspG — MSRNRRHRRPAAGFTLIEVLLVLVILVILGSLAGVSIFSAQKQASVNAAKTQVGLIDNALKMYQLNMNKPPASLDNLINQPSDDKNGKWQGPYWEDPTMPIDPWDNEYQYEVTGATYKVWSMGPDGASGTDDDISG, encoded by the coding sequence ATGTCTCGTAATCGACGACATCGCCGTCCCGCCGCGGGTTTCACGCTGATCGAAGTTCTGTTGGTGCTGGTCATTCTGGTGATCCTCGGTTCTTTGGCTGGCGTTTCCATCTTCAGCGCTCAGAAGCAGGCTTCGGTGAATGCCGCCAAGACCCAGGTCGGTTTGATCGACAACGCATTGAAGATGTACCAGTTGAACATGAACAAGCCCCCTGCTTCGCTGGACAACCTGATCAACCAACCTTCGGACGACAAAAACGGCAAGTGGCAAGGTCCTTACTGGGAAGACCCCACGATGCCAATCGATCCATGGGATAACGAATACCAATACGAAGTTACCGGCGCGACCTACAAAGTCTGGTCGATGGGTCCTGATGGTGCCAGCGGTACCGATGACGACATTTCGGGCTAG
- a CDS encoding type II secretion system F family protein: protein MPDFAYVARNLQGQKVAGKLTAQTEGDVLNSLMAKSLFPIEVKQEKKGGRFQFGGKKVSPQLAANFYSQLASLVRSGVPLMRSLNVLYEQASNEALKGVLEDIRARVEEGEALDVAMARHPRAFNDMAVNMVKAGAEGGFLEDALERVAAFTEEQEDLKGRTVSALAYPIFLAVVGSGILTFLLVFFVPRFEEMFARLRERGQLPPITDWLLWFSGTLNSYGLFIAIGVVGLFFYLRTQLNTETGKRRFDYFKIKVPLFGGIMLDLAVARFCRVLGTMLKNGVPILRALEISREAAGNRILATAIEDASENISSGESLAAPLSSSGYFPKTVVEMISVAEESNSLDRVLIEIADSLERRTSRRLDLAVRFLEPMMLLAMAGVVLVVVIALLLPVFRMSGAL, encoded by the coding sequence ATGCCTGACTTCGCTTACGTTGCCCGAAATCTGCAGGGACAAAAGGTCGCCGGCAAACTGACTGCGCAGACCGAGGGGGACGTATTGAATTCGCTCATGGCGAAGTCGTTGTTCCCGATCGAAGTTAAGCAAGAGAAAAAAGGGGGACGCTTTCAGTTTGGTGGCAAGAAAGTCAGCCCCCAACTCGCAGCCAACTTCTATTCCCAACTTGCCTCGCTGGTTCGTAGTGGCGTGCCGTTGATGCGTTCGTTGAACGTGCTTTACGAACAAGCCTCGAACGAAGCCCTTAAGGGTGTGCTCGAAGACATTCGTGCACGCGTGGAAGAAGGGGAAGCGCTCGATGTGGCGATGGCCCGGCACCCTCGCGCGTTCAACGACATGGCCGTCAACATGGTCAAAGCGGGCGCGGAAGGCGGCTTCCTGGAAGACGCCCTGGAGCGTGTGGCCGCGTTTACCGAAGAGCAGGAAGACCTCAAAGGGCGGACCGTCAGTGCGTTGGCCTACCCAATCTTCCTAGCCGTGGTTGGTAGCGGGATCTTGACCTTCCTGCTGGTGTTCTTCGTACCACGCTTCGAGGAAATGTTTGCGCGTCTTCGAGAAAGAGGGCAACTTCCCCCAATTACGGACTGGTTGCTCTGGTTTAGCGGAACCTTGAACAGCTATGGGTTGTTTATAGCTATAGGGGTTGTCGGTCTATTCTTCTATCTGCGAACGCAGTTGAATACCGAAACCGGCAAGCGACGTTTTGATTACTTCAAGATCAAAGTACCGTTATTTGGCGGCATCATGTTGGACTTGGCCGTTGCCAGGTTCTGTCGCGTTCTGGGGACAATGCTTAAAAACGGTGTGCCGATTTTGCGAGCATTGGAAATCAGTCGCGAAGCCGCCGGTAACCGAATTTTAGCGACCGCCATCGAAGACGCCTCCGAGAACATCTCTTCAGGTGAATCGTTGGCCGCACCGCTGAGCAGTTCTGGTTATTTTCCGAAGACGGTGGTCGAAATGATCAGTGTCGCGGAAGAATCAAACTCGCTTGATCGCGTGCTGATCGAAATAGCGGACAGTCTCGAGCGAAGAACTTCTCGCCGACTTGATTTGGCGGTCCGTTTTTTAGAACCGATGATGCTGCTGGCCATGGCTGGCGTTGTGCTGGTGGTCGTGATCGCGCTACTGCTGCCAGTGTTCCGCATGAGCGGGGCGTTGTAA
- a CDS encoding prepilin-type N-terminal cleavage/methylation domain-containing protein, translating into MRMPTSDSRSGFTLLEVMLASALSIVVMMAVGGAIRFFLIQVDTSKDAIEQAQLARAVMRTIENDLRSAIWKHEIDFSSVEDLAASTVASGSADLASAASAAGIDPTMASDALAGSSTEDIAASTVLPTTIGLYGNAMELQFDISRVPRIDEYDPQYSSILSRELGDIPSDIKTVTYFLLQPGVSSLGHGVVGDAGITEEQFGLVRRELDRAVTQYAMNNGQSTNLDASAEILAPEVSMLAFRYFDGIGWLEEWNSEEMGGLPMAVDVMIAVRDHQATQAMLAGDYSLAVTDEDGNPTGKVFRRLIRIPIAKPYEEEEETTDTLSSDGDLPL; encoded by the coding sequence ATGCGAATGCCTACTTCCGACTCACGCTCTGGTTTCACTCTCCTGGAAGTCATGCTGGCTTCGGCACTTTCGATCGTTGTCATGATGGCGGTCGGTGGTGCGATTCGTTTTTTCCTGATTCAGGTCGACACCAGTAAAGACGCGATCGAACAGGCGCAACTCGCTCGCGCGGTCATGCGGACCATCGAGAATGATCTGCGGAGCGCCATCTGGAAACATGAAATCGATTTCTCTTCGGTCGAAGACTTGGCCGCCAGTACGGTAGCAAGTGGCTCGGCCGATCTCGCTTCCGCGGCCTCGGCAGCAGGAATCGATCCGACCATGGCCTCCGACGCGTTGGCTGGTTCGTCTACGGAAGACATCGCGGCATCCACCGTCCTGCCGACCACGATCGGGCTGTACGGCAACGCCATGGAATTGCAATTTGATATCAGTCGCGTGCCACGCATCGACGAGTACGACCCGCAATACAGTAGCATTTTGAGTCGCGAACTGGGAGATATTCCGAGCGATATCAAGACGGTTACCTATTTCTTGCTGCAACCAGGCGTTTCGTCTCTGGGGCATGGTGTGGTTGGTGATGCAGGGATTACCGAAGAACAGTTTGGTTTGGTTCGCCGCGAACTGGATCGCGCTGTGACGCAGTACGCCATGAACAACGGTCAGTCGACCAACTTGGACGCCTCCGCGGAGATTTTGGCACCCGAAGTTTCGATGTTGGCTTTCCGCTATTTCGACGGAATTGGCTGGCTCGAAGAGTGGAACTCGGAAGAAATGGGCGGGCTACCGATGGCGGTCGATGTGATGATTGCAGTTCGCGATCACCAAGCGACGCAGGCCATGTTAGCCGGTGATTACAGCCTCGCCGTCACGGACGAAGATGGCAATCCCACCGGCAAGGTCTTCCGTCGCTTGATTCGCATTCCGATCGCGAAACCGTACGAAGAGGAAGAGGAAACGACCGATACGCTGTCGTCTGACGGAGATTTGCCGTTATGA
- a CDS encoding prepilin-type N-terminal cleavage/methylation domain-containing protein → MRSRLQITKRSAFSLIEVMLALAILAMSLAMLGQLVGLGFQSARQSQGLSEAQMLAETVMEAISLGLIQPDPVTDMNISMMTDLNTFSVEQDTEWVYSINWEPAPVDGLIMMMVQVRRSGAQTAAQSDTFEIVRWMRDPALALEEIPETSDGAPTESTTGSTF, encoded by the coding sequence ATGAGATCGCGCCTCCAGATAACCAAACGTTCCGCCTTCTCGTTGATTGAAGTCATGTTGGCATTGGCCATCTTGGCGATGTCGTTGGCGATGCTTGGTCAGCTGGTGGGACTTGGATTTCAAAGCGCCAGGCAATCACAAGGGCTCAGCGAAGCTCAGATGCTCGCGGAAACGGTCATGGAAGCGATCTCGCTGGGTCTCATCCAGCCCGATCCCGTCACCGACATGAACATCAGCATGATGACTGACTTGAATACTTTCTCGGTCGAGCAAGATACCGAGTGGGTGTATAGCATCAACTGGGAACCAGCCCCGGTCGATGGACTGATCATGATGATGGTCCAAGTACGTCGCTCGGGAGCACAGACCGCCGCTCAGAGCGATACCTTTGAAATCGTGCGTTGGATGCGAGACCCTGCATTGGCATTGGAAGAAATTCCCGAAACAAGCGATGGTGCTCCTACCGAGTCAACCACGGGGAGCACGTTCTAA